In one window of Oryza sativa Japonica Group chromosome 9, ASM3414082v1 DNA:
- the LOC4347856 gene encoding wall-associated receptor kinase 2 — protein MVMLFPSPATAALLVLVVLLLQLQLWSAEAQVAVGSGPPAGCPDRCGNVSVPFPFGIRTGCSLEGFGLTCNTTSNPPRLMIGNSTLQVVSISLANSTLRAVDIAGAVNITYDVVSGTTGNGTWGGVAATSTNPYVVSGELNQLLVTACNIQVTLVGSGGNVITGCSSFCSINDKYTGGVFRSPGNKCAGISCCQTPISIGRPSYSVKVTIMDNEYRGEVPEAIRIAELGWFDGLAANLLKKPAANDTSLRTPVPVVLEWAVASTGLDVTLDAGLNNQAANNWSCPTPGEARRSACISNNSYCHNVTDNYRSGYVCRCDDGYDGNPYVAGGCQDINECERPKEHGCFGECTNTPGAFLCRCPHGARGNYSIPNGCTKSNLGLTIGVGIGSGAGLFILALGAVFLTRKIKQRRARTLRQKFFKQNRGHLLQQLVSQKADIAERMIIPLAELEKATNNFDNSRELGGGGHGTVYKGILSDLHVVAIKKSNVTVQREIDEFINEVAILSQINHRNVVKLFGCCLETEVPLLVYEFISNGTLYHHLHVEGPTSLPWEDRLRIATETARSLAYLHSAVSFPIIHRDIKSHNILLDGSLTTKVSDFGASRCIPAEQNGVTTAIQGTLGYLDPMYYYTGRLTEKSDIYSFGVVLMELLTRKKPHSYRSAEDESLVAHFTTLHAHGNLGDIFDAQVMEEGKKEVNEVAVLAVACVKLKAEERPTMRQVEMTLESIRSSSLQQEVLHSVSTKKSKELHVSWSHAISEGTSLDSTRQYSLEEENLLSSRYPR, from the exons ATGGTGATGTTGTTtccatcgccggcgacggcggcgctgctggtgctggtggtgctgctgctgcagctgcagctttgGTCGGCGGAAGCGCAGGTGGCGGTGGGCTCAGGGCCGCCGGCGGGCTGCCCGGACAGGTGCGGCAACGTGAGCGTGCCGTTCCCGTTTGGCATCCGCACCGGCTGCTCCCTCGAGGGATTCGGCCTCACCTGCAACACCACGAGCAATCCCCCGCGGCTGATGATCGGCAACAGCACCCTGCAAGTCGTCAGCATCTCGCTGGCCAACTCCACGCTGCGCGCCGTCGACATCGCCGGCGCCGTGAACATCACGTACGACGTCGTCAGCGGAACCACCGGCAACGGCACGTGGGGCGGCGTCGCCGCGACCTCAACCAACCCGTACGTCGTCTCCGGGGAACTCAACCAGCTCCTCGTCACGGCGTGCAACATTCAGGTAACCCttgtcggcagcggcggcaacgTCATCACCGGCTGCTCTTCCTTCTGCTCCATCAACGACAAGTACACGGGTGGCGTGTTCAGAAGCCCCGGCAACAAGTGCGCGGGCATCAGTTGCTGCCAGACGCCCATCTCCATCGGCCGCCCGTCCTACAGCGTGAAAGTGACGATCATGGATAACGAGTACAGAGGTGAGGTGCCCGAAGCGATCCGCATCGCCGAGCTAGGATGGTTCGACGGCCTCGCCGCCAACCTGCTCAAGAAGCCTGCAGCGAATGACACCTCGCTCCGGACGCCGGTCCCGGTGGTGCTGGAGTGGGCGGTGGCATCCACCGGCCTGGATGTCACGCTCGACGCCGGGCTGAACAACCAGGCTGCCAATAACTGGTCCTGCCCCACGCCCGGCGAGGCAAGAAGGAGCGCGTGCATAAGCAACAACAGCTACTGCCACAACGTCACCGACAACTACCGAAGCGGTTACGTCTGCCGTTGTGACGACGGGTACGACGGGAACCCGTACGTCGCCGGCGGATGCCAGGACATCAACGAATGCGAGCGGCCAAAGGAGCACGGCTGCTTCGGCGAGTGCACCAACACGCCGGGAGCCTTCTTGTGCAGATGCCCGCACGGTGCCCGTGGTAACTACAGCATTCCAAATGGCTGCACCAAATCCAATCTAG GTTTAACTattggagttggaattggtaGTGGTGCCGGCCTTTTTATCCTGGCACTTGGTGCTGTCTTTTTAACACGTAAGATTAAACAACGGAGAGCAAGAACACTAAGACAGAAGTTCTTCAAACAGAACCGTGGCCATTTGTTGCAACAATTGGTATCTCAAAAGGCCGACATTGCTGAAAGGATGATCATCCCCTTGGCAGAACTAGAAAAGGCCACAAATAACTTTGACAATTCGCGTGagcttggaggaggaggacatggCACCGTATACAAAGGTATTCTCTCAGACCTTCATGTCGTCGCAATCAAGAAATCAAATGTGACAGTCCAAAGGGAGATTGATGAGTTCATAAACGAGGTAGCCATTCTATCACAAATCAACCACCGCAATGTGGTGAAACTTTTTGGATGTTGTCTTGAGACCGAAGTGCCATTGTTGGTTTATGAATTCATATCAAATGGTACGCTTTATCACCATCTTCATGTTGAAGGACCAACATCATTGCCATGGGAAGATAGGCTCAGAATTGCTACTGAAACAGCTAGATCCCTTGCTTACCTTCACTCTGCTGTGTCATTCCCTATAATCCACAGGGATATCAAGTCCCATAATATCCTATTGGATGGCTCACTAACGACAAAAGTCTCAGACTTTGGAGCTTCAAGGTGTATCCCAGCTGAACAAAATGGGGTTACAACTGCTATTCAAGGAACACTAGGATACCTAGATCCCATGTACTACTACACAGGACGTCTCACGGAGAAGAGTGATATTTATAGCTTTGGAGTTGTTTTAATGGAGTTGCTTACTAGGAAAAAACCACACTCATATAGATCGGCTGAGGATGAGAGCCTTGTTGCACATTTCACTACCCTACATGCACATGGCAACTTGGGTGACATATTTGATGCGCAGGTTATGGaggaggggaaaaaggaagtTAATGAAGTAGCCGTATTAGCTGTGGCATGTGTCAAGTTAAAAGCAGAAGAGCGACCGACTATGAGACAGGTGGAAATGACACTCGAGAGCATTCGATCATCATCACTGCAGCAAGAAGTATTGCATAGTGTTAGCACAAAGAAATCTAAGGAGCTTCATGTCTCATGGAGCCATGCAATAAGTGAGGGTACAAGCTTAGATTCAACTAGGCAATATAGTCTCGAAGAAGAGAACTTGTTATCATCAAGGTATCCTCGATAg
- the LOC4347857 gene encoding wall-associated receptor kinase 2: MMTIIQPPAMAMAMAMALLLLLLLQLWSVEAQVAAPPPASCPDRCGDVSVPYPFGIRDGCHLPGFRLTCDATHTPPRLMLGNGTLQVVDISLANSTVRALDLAGAVNFTYDVSKLAPSGSGTWSSLGTVAGAGPYVVSEQRNRLVVTGCNVQATLAGENTNIIGGCSSFCPVSEMFTSVAATVPVVPGAGADNATDGGFICSGTSCCETPIAIGRPSYLVQFLSLDQNQELTGKLPVAVRIAERGWFEGVAGELLNTSSDSAAALRTPVPVVLEWVVSPTLEAVLQGVTGQFADDRNWSCPADAARSACRSSNSFCSNVTGNYRRGYVCRCRRGYGGNPYVAGGCQDIDECKLAGRCYGECTNTPGDYQCRCPRGARGDPRIPNGCVKTNLGLSVGIGVGSGAGLLVMGLGAAFLKRKVKKQRARMLRQKFFKQNRGHLLQQLVSQKADIAERMIIPLSELEKATNNFDKSRELGGGGHGTVYKGILSDLHVVAIKKSKEAVQREIDEFINEVAILSQINHRNVVKLFGCCLETEVPLLVYEFISNGTLYHHLHVEGPMSLPWEDRLRIATETARALAYLHSAVSFPIIHRDIKSHNILLDGSLTTKVSNFGASRCIPAEQTGITTVVQGTLGYLDPMYYYTGRLTEKSDVFSFGVVLIELLTRKKPYSYRSPDDESLVTHFTALLTQGNLGDILDPQVKEEGGEEVKEIAVLAVACAKLKVEERPTMR; encoded by the exons ATGATGACCATCATTCAACCACCGGctatggcgatggcgatggcgatggcgctgctgctgctgctgcttctgcagcTGTGGTCGGTGGAAGCGCAGgtcgcagcgccgccgccggcgagctgccCGGACAGGTGCGGCGACGTGAGCGTGCCGTACCCGTTCGGCATCCGCGACGGCTGCCACCTCCCGGGCTTCCGCCTCACCTGCGACGCCACCCACACCCCGCCGCGCCTGATGCTCGGCAACGGCACCCTCCAGGTCGTCGACATCTCCCTGGCCAACTCCACCGTGCGCGccctcgacctcgccggcgccgtcaacTTCACCTACGACGTGTCGAAGCTCGCCcccagcggcagcggcacgtGGTCCAGCCTCGgcaccgtcgccggcgccggcccgtACGTCGTCTCCGAGCAGCGCAACCGGCTCGTCGTCACGGGCTGCAACGTCCAGGCCACGCTCGCCGGGGAGAACACCAACATCATCGGCGGCTGCTCCTCCTTCTGCCCGGTCAGCGAGATGTTCACCAGCGTGGCGGCGACCGTCCCCGtcgtccccggcgccggcgccgacaacGCCACCGATGGCGGCTTCATCTGCTCCGGCACCAGCTGCTGCGAGACGCCCATCGCCATCGGCCGCCCCTCCTACCTCGTGCAGTTCCTCAGCCTTGACCAGAACCAGGAGCTCACCGGCAAGCTCCCCGTCGCCGTGCGCATCGCCGAGCGTGGGTGGTTcgagggcgtcgccggcgagctgctCAACACCAGctccgactccgccgccgccctccggaCGCCGGTCCCGGTGGTGCTGGAGTGGGTGGTGTCGCCGACGCTGGAGGCGGTGCTGCAGGGCGTCACCGGGCAGTTCGCCGACGACCGCAACTGGTCGTGCCCCGCGGACGCGGCGAGGAGCGCATGCCGGAGCAGCAACAGCTTCTGCAGCAACGTCACCGGCAACTACCGCCGCGGCTACGTGTGCAGGTGCCGGCGAGGCTACGGCGGGAACCCCTACGTCGCCGGCGGATGCCAAGACATCGACGAGTGCAAGCTCGCCGGGAGGTGCTACGGCGAGTGCACCAACACGCCGGGAGATTACCAGTGCCGGTGCCCGCGCGGCGCTCGTGGCGACCCGCGCATTCCAAACGGCTGCGTCAAAACTAATCTAG GTTTAAGTGTTGGTATTGGAGTTGGCAGTGGAGCTGGGCTTTTGGTAATGGGACTGGGCGCTGCCTTTTTAAAACGTAAGGTTAAGAAACAGAGAGCAAGAATGCTGAGGCAGAAGTTCTTCAAGCAGAACCGAGGTCATTTGTTGCAACAACTAGTGTCTCAGAAGGCTGACATTGCTGAAAGGATGATCATCCCCTTGTCAGAACTGGAGAAGGCCACAAACAATTTTGATAAATCACGTGAGCTTGGAGGAGGGGGGCACGGCACCGTGTACAAAGGGATTTTATCGGATCTTCATGTTGTCGCGATCAAGAAATCTAAGGAGGCAGTTCAAAGAGAGATTGACGAGTTCATAAATGAGGTAGCCATTCTCTCGCAAATCAACCATCGTAATGTGGTCAAACTTTTTGGATGTTGTCTTGAGACAGAAGTGCCATTGCTGGTTTATGAATTCATATCAAATGGTACCCTTTACCACCATCTTCATGTTGAAGGACCAATGTCATTGCCATGGGAAGATAGGCTCAGAATTGCAACCGAAACCGCTAGAGCACTTGCCTACCTTCACTCAGCTGTGTCGTTCCCTATAATCCACAGGGATATCAAATCCCATAACATCCTATTAGATGGTTCACTAACAACAAAAGTGTCCAATTTTGGAGCTTCAAGGTGCATTCCAGCTGAACAAACTGGGATAACAACCGTTGTTCAAGGAACACTAGGATATCTGGACCCCATGTACTACTACACAGGGCGTCTCACTGAGAAAAGCGATGTTTTCAGCTTCGGCGTCGTTCTAATAGAGTTGCTTACTAGGAAGAAACCATACTCATACAGATCGCCTGATGATGAAAGTCTTGTAACACATTTCACTGCCCTACTCACACAAGGCAACTTGGGCGACATACTTGATCCTCAGGTCAAGGAAGAGGGAGGCGAAGAAGTTAAAGAGATAGCTGTGTTAGCTGTGGCATGTGCCAAGCTGAAAGTAGAGGAGCGGCCTACTATGAGGTAG
- the LOC136351792 gene encoding uncharacterized protein, whose amino-acid sequence MSSKVTFQIVHGEGNIRFGPDGVDLSDFVMTSKGIDRPAERTFQSIYSWLLRGFRIDQEVYTMSVSVVVSRATEGYFWELMPMDSTDAWRRYVEMAFERSWPLVIFVSVEEKDINVSMQTEDVEGPINAGDVVGPSMQNEENQPREEQAMGMADEGERVGIIVDEMEREDSDNEEVDDDASSDEEGDVMATDWANEDFSGLVISEGDHVPWEYKENEVIEGARYAHKDEMKEAVKHWAVSLQREFRVVKSTNYVYEVRCMKEDCPWRVHAYKGKWNDYWKVSIVTEHKCYLQGVEKYHRNITSAFVASEMYSSVVGNIGFEPKSIIRHIENKFKYTISYAKAWRAKQKIIEMRYGTFEASYDNLPRLLATIAQRNNNTYYDLHTFTSVDDRTKSVLQRAFFSLGACINAFVHCRPVLCIDGTFMTGKYRGQILTAIGCDGNNQVLPMAFAFVESENTESWYWFLERVHIAVVRMRPNVCLIHDRHAGMLRAIDYLQNGWDEKGLPAKWPDVRSRWCMRHMGANFYKQFKNKHLMELFKRLCAQNQEKKFNELWDKLDELTTKQTDEQSRRPLVEGDEPPIPLGALHDDPPTMRRRSGSSIRNFTQWIENEPKEKWSLLFDTDGSRYGIMTTNLAEVYNWVMRGVRVLPLVAIVEFILHGTQAYFRDRYKKIGPSMADNNIVFGNVVTKYMEDKIKKARRHRVVAQGTQVHRYEIMCVDRSRRGIYRKQAVQECVLKADGGCTCSCMKPKLHHLPCSHVLAAAGDCGISPNVYVSNYFRKEAIFHTWSEEIYGFGISGSYTTLSAQVFYIPDPSKLRVKKGRRQTRRIRNDMDESEAGGRTLRCSKCDLLGHTYKKCPKNAEVPSGADASPSGQASDGRRPPGEGTTSRRARPRRRRAAGDSMV is encoded by the coding sequence atgtcaagtaaggtcacatttcagatagttcacggtgaaggaaatattagatttggtccagatggtgttgatctgtcagattttgtaatgacatctaagggcatcgataggcctgcggagagaacatttcagtcaatttatagttggttgttgagaggatttagaatagaccaagaagtatacacaatgtcagtgtcagttgtagtgagtcgtgcaacagaaggttatttttgggaactaatgccgatggacagcactgatgcttggagacggtatgtggaaatggcttttgaacggtcatggcccctcgttatatttgtgtcggtagaagagaaagatataaatgtttcaatgcaaaccgaagatgtagagggtcctatcaatgcaggggatgttgttggaccatcgatgcaaaatgaggaaaatcaaccaagggaggagcaggctatgggcatggcggatgagggggagagagtcggtataattgttgatgaaatggagagggaagattcggataatgaggaagtggacgacgacgcatcatccgatgaggaaggtgatgtaatggccactgattgggcaaatgaggacttctctggacttgttatatcagagggtgatcatgtaccctgggagtataaggagaacgaggtaattgagggtgcaaggtatgctcataaggatgagatgaaggaggcggtgaagcattgggcagtttccttgcagagagagtttagggtggtcaagtcaacaaattatgtgtatgaagtgaggtgcatgaaggaagattgtccgtggcgtgtccatgcatataagggtaaatggaatgattattggaaagttagcattgtgaccgagcacaagtgctacttacaaggggtggagaagtatcaccgaaacatcacttcagcttttgtggcaagtgagatgtacagcagtgttgttggtaacattggctttgaaccaaaatcaattattaggcacatcgagaacaaattcaagtacaccataagctatgcaaaggcctggagagccaaacaaaagatcattgagatgaggtatggcacatttgaagcttcttatgataatttgcctcgtttgttagccaccattgcccagaggaataataatacgtactatgacctacatacatttacatcggttgatgatcgaacaaagagtgtgctgcaaagagcctttttctcattgggtgcttgcatcaatgcttttgtgcattgtcgacctgttctatgcatagatggaacttttatgacaggtaaataccgaggtcagatattgacagcaattgggtgtgatgggaacaaccaggttctacctatggcttttgcatttgtagagagtgagaacactgaaagctggtactggttcctagagagagtgcacattgcagtggtgcgtatgaggcccaacgtttgccttatacatgatcgtcacgcgggtatgttgcgggctattgactacttgcagaacggttgggatgagaagggacttccagctaagtggcctgatgttcggagtcggtggtgcatgcgtcacatgggtgcaaatttctacaagcaattcaagaacaagcatctcatggagctctttaagaggctctgtgcacagaaccaagagaagaaatttaatgagttgtgggacaagttggatgagttgacaacgaagcaaacagatgagcaatctcgcagaccactagttgaaggtgacgagcctcccatacctcttggtgcattacatgatgacccaccaacaatgagaaggaggtcagggtcgtccatcagaaatttcactcagtggattgagaatgagcctaaggagaagtggtctctattgttcgacaccgatggatctcggtatggcataatgacaaccaatttggcagaggtgtacaactgggtaatgcgaggagttcgggtacttccattggttgctattgttgaattcatccttcacggcacgcaagcgtactttagggatcgatacaagaaaattggtccgtccatggccgataacaacatagtgtttggcaacgtagtgacaaagtacatggaagataaaatcaaaaaggcacggagacatcgagttgttgctcaaggcacacaagtgcatcggtatgaaataatgtgtgttgataggagcaggcgtggtatctatcgcaagcaagccgtgcaggaatgtgtcttgaaggcggatggtggatgtacctgcagttgtatgaagccgaagcttcatcaccttccttgctcacacgttcttgctgctgccggtgattgtggcatatctcccaatgtgtacgtctcaaattatttcaggaaagaagcaatctttcatacatggagtgaggagatatatgggttcgggatctcaggatcttacacaacgctgagtgcccaagttttttatattccagatccatctaagttaagggtgaaaaagggtcgacgccaaactagacgcatcagaaatgatatggatgagtcagaagcaggtgggaggactttacgctgcagcaagtgtgatctgctcggccatacttacaagaaatgcccgaagaatgcagaagttccaagcggcgcagatgctagtccatctggacaggcaagtgatggtaggcgaccacctggtgaaggaacaacaagcaggcgcgcaagaccaaggcgtcgtcgcgcagcaggcgattccatggtgtaa